A genomic window from Pecten maximus chromosome 2, xPecMax1.1, whole genome shotgun sequence includes:
- the LOC117314867 gene encoding alkyldihydroxyacetonephosphate synthase, peroxisomal-like, which produces MAGKQRLTVIKEHIKSDTHPSARTDELQICCNDCSSRDDGRVTFQSEAPTIPKRRQEILKWNGWGYKDSKFNLNKDGQVEFSGERYRLSGQVMPQLRDWMMATVGISLDHKTPAQPELTAKDIPAPVRNEDFISELRKKGVAFTDDCQDRLFRAHGHTLHEVFVLREGIFKRIPDLVVWPNSHNDCVKVVNLACQHNVVLIPFGGGTTVSGAVECPEGETRMIVSLDTSQMNKILWVDEKNLIAKCEAGIIGQDLERRLAEKGFCTGHEPDSMEFSSLGGWVATRASGMKKNIYGNIEDLIVHIKFVTPKGVMEKSCQVPRISSGPDIHHFIMGSEGTLGVVTEVAIKVRPLPECKKYGSIVFPGFENGVACLREVAKQRCAPASIRLMDNQQFQFGHALKPESGSMLTSFVDGIKKFYITKLKGFDPQKLSVATLLFEGTQQEVAAQEKRVYEIASKFGGLAAGADNGERGYMLTFVIAYLRDLGFEYYIVAESFETSVPWDRCLDLCNNVKDRLDRECKKRGIQFPPYITCRVTQTYDAGACVYFYFGFNYRGLSNPVQIYEDIENCAREEILANGGSISHHHGVGKLRKRYLKQTVGDIGLGSMRAIKNFIDPENIFGNDNLMIGEPKL; this is translated from the exons ATGGCAGGGAAACAGCGATTAACTGTAATCAAGGAACACATCAAATCAGACACACATCCATCTGCACGGACAGACGAGTTACAGATTTGCTGTAACGATTGCAGTTCAAGAGATGACGGCCGAGTTACGTTCCAGTCGGAGGCACCCACCATTCCAAAACGCCG GCAAGAAATACTAAAATGGAATGGTTGGGGTTACAAAGATTCAAAATTTAACCTCAATAAGGATGGCCAAGTAGAGTTTAGTGGAGAAAG GTATCGACTTAGTGGACAGGTAATGCCACAACTTCGAGATTGGATGATGGCGACAGTAGGCATTAGTTTGGACCACAAAACACCTGCTCAG CCAGAACTCACAGCAAAAGACATTCCAGCACCAGTTAGGAATGAAGACTTCATATCCGAGCTACGGAAGAAAGGAGTAGCCTTCACTGATGATTGTCAGGACAGACTTTTCCGAGCTCACG GTCACACATTGCATGAAGTGTTTGTCCTTAGGGAAGGGATATTCAAACGCATTCCAGACCTCGTAGTGTGGCCGA ATTCCCATAATGACTGTGTTAAAGTGGTCAACTTGGCATGTCAACATAATGTTGTGCTCATCCCATTTGGTG GGGGCACCACTGTGTCTGGAGCTGTCGAATGTCCAGAGGGAGAAACCAGAATGATAGTATCCTTGGATACATCACAGATG aacAAGATCCTGTGGGTAGATGAGAAGAACTTGATAGCCAAATGTGAAGCAGGGATCATAGGTCAAGACCTGGAACGGCGG CTAGCCGAGAAAGGGTTCTGTACAGGTCATGAACCTGACTCCATGGAGTTCAGCTCCCTAGGGGGCTGGGTAGCTACCCGAGCTTCTGGCATGAAGAAGAACATCTATGGCAACATAGAGGATTTA ATTGTACACATTAAGTTTGTGACTCCTAAGGGTGTCATGGAGAAAAGTTGTCAAGTACCACGAATATCATCAGGACCAGACATTCACCACTTCATTATGGGGTCAGAAG GTACACTTGGCGTGGTCACTGAAGTAGCTATCAAAGTGAGACCTCTACCAGAATGTAAGAAATATGGGTCCATCGTGTTTCCAGGGTTTGAGAATGGAGTGGCATGTCTGAGAGAGGTTGCTAAGCAG AGATGTGCCCCAGCCTCCATCAGGCTTATGGACAACCAACAGTTCCAGTTTG GTCATGCCCTGAAGCCAGAGAGTGGATCCATGCTGACAAGCTTTGTTGACGGAATTAAGAAATTTTATATTACCAAGCTGAAGGGATTTGATCCGCAGAAGCTCAGTGTTGCAACTCTTCTGTTTGAAGGTACCCAACAG GAAGTGGCTGCACAAGAAAAGAGAGTGTATGAAATTGCATCAAAATTCGG AGGTCTAGCCGCAGGAGCTGACAATGGAGAGAGGGGCtacatgttgacatttgttATAGCTTATCTCAGG gATCTTGGGTTTGAGTACTACATTGTAGCAGAGTCATTCGAGACATCAGTGccatgggacag atgtctGGACCTGTGTAACAACGTAAAGGACCGACTAGATCGAGAGTGTAAAAAGCGAGGAATCCAGTTTCCACCTTACATCACCTGTCGAGTCACGCAGACATATGATGCTGGCGCCTGTGTATATTTTTACTTTGGTTTCAACTACCGTGGTCTGTCAaaccctgtacagatatatgAAGACATCGag AACTGTGCCAGAGAGGAGATCCTTGCCAATGGTGGAAGTATATCCCATCACCATGGAG